A window of Megachile rotundata isolate GNS110a chromosome 11, iyMegRotu1, whole genome shotgun sequence genomic DNA:
CTGGGTAAATATCTAATCCTGCAACGTTCATACTCAAATTAATCTTCCACCCTCtaaaatttgcatttatatCATTTCTGCATGATAAGGGTACTTCCACATTAACCCTGTTTTCAGTCTTACTCCAACTCAACCATCGGTAGACCTCGATGCAACGCCCCAGAGAGACTGAAGGCATTCGGTTGCCCTTCGGATCAGATTCGCAATAATTCTCTAGGATCAATAGACTTCTTGGAGAACGCAGATTTTCAGGACATGTCAGAGACCGGACAAACACCGCTGCAGTTGAAGCCTCAGAGAGTAAAAGTTAGAATCCAGCCACATTCCAAGATAGAGATTCCGATCCATTATCGGGTAGCCAAGTACGTTTAATTCTAGAGCGATAAGTTTCGTGGAATTACGCGATTAATCAAAAAGTATAACgatataatttagaaattatcctCTGGACTTGTACTACCTGATGGACCTGACGTGGTCGATGAAGGACGACAAGGAGACCCTGGTCAGTCTGGGACAAGACATGAGTCAAGCGTTCGGTACTATTACCAGCAATTTCCGCCTGGGATTTGGCAGCTACGCCGACAAGCCCTTGATGCCCTTCATCTTTCCGGGACACGAGAATAATCCTTGCCAGAGCGAACGCACCGTTTGCGCGCCCCTCTACGACTTCCAACACCGCCTGAAACTGACCAACAacatttaccaatttactaaaGAAGTATGTATCAAGGTAAGCaaatgaattgaagaatttaaagtgTACGTTTCAGGTGAACGAGAGTCAAGTAACCGGAAACGTGGACAATTTGGAGGGTGCGCTGGACGGAATAGTACAAGCGATCCTCTGCAAGCAACAGGTTGGGTGGGAACAGCAGGCACGTAAGATCATCCTAGTGGCAACCGATGGCTCTGCACATTTTGCCGGGGACGGAAAGGTAACGCGAATCGATGATCAGAAAGTAAAGTATCTGATGTGTCTTCTTATTAGCTAGGTGGTGCTGTGGCGCGTCAGGATTTCGAGTGTCACCTCGACGAGCAGGGACAGTATTCAATGGCTACCAAATACGATTACTGCTCTCTGGCAGAGTTGTCCAGATTGCTGCAGGAACACAAAATCAACTTGATATTCGCCGTGACCGAGGATCGACGTAGCGAGTACGAATCAACCGCTGCGTTGCTGAAAGAAAAAGCGAGAGTCGCTACTCTGACCAGCAACAGCTCCAACATACTCGAAATCATCAAGAGCGCTTACCAACAGATCACAAGCAGAGTGATTTTGAGCGACAACTCCTCGGCTCCTCTGCGAATGGAGTATTTCTCTAATTGTGGCAATAGAGACATTGCAGAGTGGAGTACCTCGGAATGCGAGGACATAGAGGAAGGCCAGGTGTACGACTTCAACGTAGTCCTCTCCATCGACAAGTGCCCCAGCAACGAAAGCCTATgggtaaataaaattaattaatgttcaCTTCCAGAGTATAACAGTTTATGTTCCTTAGAAACAAACCATCGTGATCGAGGATGCGCTAGCCTCTGAGGTATCCAAAGTGGTGGTCGAAGTCGAGCTGCTCTGCGGTTGCAATTGCAACGACCCTGAAAGCCCTAATTGCGAGCATGGAACGGATTATTGCGGTGTTTGCAAATGTGATCGTGGCTGGTCTGGTGAGTACCATAGATATACTTCTCTAACTCTTCCTTGACTGAAGTTTTATTAACAGGGGAGAAGTGTGACTGCGACGAGCGATCGCCGACGGAGAACCGGCTACAATGTATGGAGCCTAACTCAACGAAAATTTGTTCCGATAGAGGCGAATGCGTTTGCGGTAGCTGCCTCTGCGATCAGGGGTACAACGGACAATTTTGCGAGTGCTCGGAATGCGACAAGGTAGAACGCAGTGGCTCTGACATAATGCAAATAGTCATCCAATTTTatcttata
This region includes:
- the LOC100880955 gene encoding integrin beta-nu isoform X1, with the protein product MLIVKMRLLKAILFVILLCRELGDSQNVEMNILKLCVSQTTCGDCLQANFSCSWCSAWSYSNSTIGRPRCNAPERLKAFGCPSDQIRNNSLGSIDFLENADFQDMSETGQTPLQLKPQRVKVRIQPHSKIEIPIHYRVAKNYPLDLYYLMDLTWSMKDDKETLVSLGQDMSQAFGTITSNFRLGFGSYADKPLMPFIFPGHENNPCQSERTVCAPLYDFQHRLKLTNNIYQFTKEVNESQVTGNVDNLEGALDGIVQAILCKQQVGWEQQARKIILVATDGSAHFAGDGKLGGAVARQDFECHLDEQGQYSMATKYDYCSLAELSRLLQEHKINLIFAVTEDRRSEYESTAALLKEKARVATLTSNSSNILEIIKSAYQQITSRVILSDNSSAPLRMEYFSNCGNRDIAEWSTSECEDIEEGQVYDFNVVLSIDKCPSNESLWKQTIVIEDALASEVSKVVVEVELLCGCNCNDPESPNCEHGTDYCGVCKCDRGWSGEKCDCDERSPTENRLQCMEPNSTKICSDRGECVCGSCLCDQGYNGQFCECSECDKIDGIECSNRGICKCGVCHCIEGWQGDACKCPSTDDACIAPGSNEVCAGHGYCDCGECRCNVTTGDNFYYLGTYCESSISSGGSALCVLYNPCVNATVEDPEMVDEFCQTNVTSYKTELVNVVDKGNERYCFVKNVKDKTICIIPYVYEFQKTHVVALNIGNKECYTPMHAAVIPALMIFLILTIGIICLLIWKCWTSIQDKREYEKFQKEREKTIFSLHQNPLFRSPITEFRVPSMYKED
- the LOC100880955 gene encoding integrin beta-nu isoform X2 gives rise to the protein MLIVKMRLLKAILFVILLCRELGDSQNVEMNILKLCVSQTTCGDCLQANFSCSWCSAWSYSNSTIGRPRCNAPERLKAFGCPSDQIRNNSLGSIDFLENADFQDMSETGQTPLQLKPQRVKVRIQPHSKIEIPIHYRVAKNYPLDLYYLMDLTWSMKDDKETLVSLGQDMSQAFGTITSNFRLGFGSYADKPLMPFIFPGHENNPCQSERTVCAPLYDFQHRLKLTNNIYQFTKEVNESQVTGNVDNLEGALDGIVQAILCKQQVGWEQQARKIILVATDGSAHFAGDGKLGGAVARQDFECHLDEQGQYSMATKYDYCSLAELSRLLQEHKINLIFAVTEDRRSEYESTAALLKEKARVATLTSNSSNILEIIKSAYQQITSRVILSDNSSAPLRMEYFSNCGNRDIAEWSTSECEDIEEGQVYDFNVVLSIDKCPSNESLWKQTIVIEDALASEVSKVVVEVELLCGCNCNDPESPNCEHGTDYCGVCKCDRGWSGEKCDCDERSPTENRLQCMEPNSTKICSDRGECVCGSCLCDQGYNGQFCECSECDKIDGIECSNRGICKCGVCHCIEGWQGDACKCPSTDDACIAPGSNEVCAGHGYCDCGECRCNVTTGDNFYYLGTYCESSISSGGSALCVLYNPCVNATVEDPEMVDEFCQTNVTSYKTELVNVVDKGNERYCFVKNVKDKTICIIPYVYEFQKTHVVALNIGNKVLDFYTR
- the LOC100880955 gene encoding integrin beta-nu isoform X3 gives rise to the protein MLIVKMRLLKAILFVILLCRELGDSQNVEMNILKLCVSQTTCGDCLQANFSCSWCSAWSYSNSTIGRPRCNAPERLKAFGCPSDQIRNNSLGSIDFLENADFQDMSETGQTPLQLKPQRVKVRIQPHSKIEIPIHYRVAKNYPLDLYYLMDLTWSMKDDKETLVSLGQDMSQAFGTITSNFRLGFGSYADKPLMPFIFPGHENNPCQSERTVCAPLYDFQHRLKLTNNIYQFTKEVNESQVTGNVDNLEGALDGIVQAILCKQQVGWEQQARKIILVATDGSAHFAGDGKLGGAVARQDFECHLDEQGQYSMATKYDYCSLAELSRLLQEHKINLIFAVTEDRRSEYESTAALLKEKARVATLTSNSSNILEIIKSAYQQITSRVILSDNSSAPLRMEYFSNCGNRDIAEWSTSECEDIEEGQVYDFNVVLSIDKCPSNESLWKQTIVIEDALASEVSKVVVEVELLCGCNCNDPESPNCEHGTDYCGVCKCDRGWSGEKCDCDERSPTENRLQCMEPNSTKICSDRGECVCGSCLCDQGYNGQFCECSECDKIDGIECSNRGICKCGVCHCIEGWQGDACKCPSTDDACIAPGSNEVCAGHGYCDCGEYATLQRGIIFITLVLTANLRSALVAVLSAFFIIPV